A genome region from Hevea brasiliensis isolate MT/VB/25A 57/8 chromosome 7, ASM3005281v1, whole genome shotgun sequence includes the following:
- the LOC131181520 gene encoding B-box domain protein 30-like, with amino-acid sequence MCRGIEERSHNPGRFYRKQQQQEEEEEAGSGNEASSLLCCELCGSRASLYCQADDAYLCRQCDKWVHGANFLAFRHIRCFLCNTCQNLTQRYLIGASMEIVLPTIVSLRERRRQQCNNSNNDEKQCSTSLKMPFLFL; translated from the coding sequence ATGTGCAGAGGTATAGAGGAGAGAAGCCACAACCCTGGCAGATTCTACAGGAAACAGCAGCAGCAGGAAGAGGAGGAGGAGGCTGGTTCAGGCAATGAAGCCTCAAGTTTGTTATGTTGTGAACTCTGTGGGTCTCGAGCTTCCTTATATTGCCAAGCAGATGATGCATATCTATGTAGACAATGTGACAAATGGGTACATGGTGCGAATTTCTTAGCTTTCAGGCATATTAGATGCTTTCTCTGCAACACTTGCCAAAATCTTACTCAAAGATATCTCATCGGAGCTTCAATGGAGATAGTGCTTCCAACAATTGTGAGtttgagagaaagaagaagaCAACAGTGTAATAATTCCAACAACGATGAAAAACAGTGTTCAACATCACTTAAAATGCCTTTCCTGTTTCTTTGA